In one window of Vibrio sp. DW001 DNA:
- a CDS encoding sulfite exporter TauE/SafE family protein: MTSDWLGAMMVGFLGSAHCIGMCGGIATAMSINSVAKSDRLLTTLLYNTGRIISYLTAGAIVGGTISSAASLVTDYSILNWLRVLSAVVMIILALYIGKWWHGLVYVEKLGQHLWKHLSPFSKKLLPLPTPFHALPLGLLWGWLPCGLVYSALTWSAVSGSAVNGAAIMLAFGLGTLPSMLFMGVGAAYLNKLKNSVYFRQTGAVLLLSYGIYILVQTSNLLR, encoded by the coding sequence ATCACAAGTGATTGGTTAGGTGCAATGATGGTCGGTTTTTTGGGTTCAGCGCATTGTATCGGAATGTGCGGGGGCATCGCCACCGCAATGAGTATAAACTCCGTTGCAAAATCCGATCGGTTGCTAACGACCCTGCTCTATAATACTGGTCGAATTATCAGTTACTTGACCGCTGGCGCAATTGTAGGCGGCACAATATCGAGTGCGGCCTCTCTTGTGACTGACTACTCTATTCTCAATTGGCTGAGAGTATTGTCCGCCGTTGTAATGATTATTCTTGCGCTGTATATCGGAAAATGGTGGCATGGCCTTGTTTATGTGGAAAAGCTTGGTCAGCATTTATGGAAACATCTTTCTCCATTCAGTAAAAAGTTATTACCCTTGCCGACGCCATTCCATGCACTGCCATTAGGGCTATTATGGGGTTGGTTACCTTGTGGTTTAGTATACTCCGCTTTAACTTGGTCAGCGGTTTCCGGTAGTGCAGTAAACGGTGCCGCTATCATGCTTGCATTTGGATTAGGTACGTTACCATCAATGCTGTTTATGGGCGTTGGCGCGGCCTATTTGAATAAATTGAAAAATTCTGTCTATTTTCGTCAAACTGGTGCTGTTTTACTTTTATCATACGGCATCTATATTCTGGTGCAAACGTCCAACTTGTTGCGATAA
- a CDS encoding FNR family transcription factor: protein MISEKPATKRIQSGGCAIHCQDCSISQLCIPFTLNESELDQLDQIIERKKPIQKGQEIFKAGDDLKSLYAIRSGTIKSYTITEQGDEQITAFHLAGDLVGFDAINGNAHPSFAQALETSMVCEIPYEILDDLSGKMPKLRQQIMRLMSSEIKGDQDMILLLSKKNAEERLAAFLFNLSTRFSQRGFSPREFRLTMTRGDIGNYLGLTVETISRLLGRFQKSDILSVKGKYITILDHEELKILAGISTEE, encoded by the coding sequence ATGATTTCAGAAAAACCAGCAACCAAAAGAATTCAGTCGGGCGGATGCGCTATTCACTGCCAAGATTGTAGTATTTCTCAACTCTGTATTCCATTTACTTTGAATGAATCAGAGCTCGATCAGCTGGATCAAATTATCGAGCGCAAAAAACCGATCCAAAAAGGCCAAGAGATTTTCAAAGCGGGCGATGACCTAAAATCTCTTTATGCTATTCGCTCTGGAACAATCAAAAGCTATACTATTACCGAACAAGGTGACGAACAAATTACTGCGTTTCATCTAGCAGGCGATTTAGTTGGTTTTGATGCGATAAACGGTAATGCTCATCCTTCATTTGCTCAAGCACTTGAAACCTCTATGGTTTGCGAAATTCCTTATGAAATTTTAGACGACCTTTCAGGAAAGATGCCTAAACTCCGCCAGCAAATTATGCGTTTAATGAGTAGCGAGATTAAGGGTGATCAAGATATGATCCTATTACTCTCGAAGAAGAATGCAGAGGAAAGATTAGCCGCATTTTTATTCAACCTTTCTACTCGATTCTCACAGCGTGGGTTTAGCCCTAGAGAATTTCGTTTAACCATGACTCGCGGTGATATTGGTAATTATCTTGGCTTAACCGTCGAAACCATCAGTCGATTGTTGGGACGCTTTCAGAAATCGGATATTTTAAGTGTTAAGGGTAAGTACATTACTATTCTTGATCACGAAGAGTTAAAAATTCTGGCTGGTATCTCTACTGAAGAGTAG
- the uspE gene encoding universal stress protein UspE has translation MSIYNKILVVANVNDEPQPALARAMQLARKSVSKSNITFFLSIYDFSYEMTSMLSIDERDAMRKGVIEQRCTWMNEVAAPYIDDSVNFNVKVVWHNRPYEAIVGEVFGGDHDILIKATRKHDILESVIFTPTDWHLLRKAPCPVLLVKEHEWPENGNVIASVHVGSENPTHIELNDCMVEQLKNLCSRLDAQPYLVNSYPVTPANITIELPEFDPTTYTDAVRGHHLKAMKALRQKHGLDEQYTRVEQGLPEDVIPSVVQELKAGLVILGTTGRTGISAVFIGNTAEHVIDKINCDVLALKPKGFVSPLDPNQPA, from the coding sequence ATGAGTATATATAACAAAATTTTAGTCGTAGCGAATGTAAACGATGAACCTCAACCCGCACTTGCTCGTGCCATGCAGTTAGCACGTAAGAGCGTCTCGAAAAGTAACATCACCTTTTTCCTCTCTATTTATGATTTTTCCTATGAGATGACGTCGATGTTGTCAATAGATGAACGTGATGCAATGCGCAAAGGGGTGATCGAACAACGTTGCACATGGATGAATGAAGTCGCAGCACCTTATATTGATGATAGCGTTAATTTTAACGTCAAAGTGGTCTGGCACAATCGTCCCTATGAAGCTATTGTCGGCGAAGTATTCGGGGGAGACCACGATATCCTTATTAAGGCAACAAGAAAGCACGATATTTTAGAGTCCGTCATTTTCACACCGACTGACTGGCACCTTCTTCGCAAAGCTCCCTGCCCTGTGTTACTGGTTAAAGAGCACGAATGGCCAGAGAACGGTAATGTGATTGCATCGGTTCATGTTGGCTCCGAAAACCCTACGCACATTGAGTTGAACGATTGTATGGTTGAGCAGTTAAAGAACCTCTGTAGCCGCTTAGACGCGCAGCCTTATCTTGTAAATTCTTACCCGGTTACCCCAGCCAATATAACGATTGAGCTCCCCGAGTTCGATCCGACAACCTATACTGACGCCGTAAGAGGCCATCACCTTAAGGCGATGAAAGCGCTGAGACAAAAGCATGGGTTGGACGAACAATATACGAGAGTTGAGCAAGGGCTTCCTGAGGATGTTATTCCTTCGGTAGTTCAGGAATTAAAAGCAGGATTGGTTATTCTGGGTACCACTGGTAGGACAGGTATTTCCGCTGTGTTTATTGGTAATACAGCAGAGCATGTTATCGACAAGATAAACTGTGATGTTCTTGCACTTAAACCCAAAGGTTTTGTCAGCCCACTCGACCCGAATCAGCCCGCATAA
- the ttcA gene encoding tRNA 2-thiocytidine(32) synthetase TtcA, giving the protein MNQIDTKKQSLEFNKLQKRLRRSVGNAIVDYNMIEENDVVMACISGGKDSFAMLDVLLKLKQAAPINFDVIAVNLDQKQPGFPEHILPEYFENLNIPYYIVDKDTYSVVQEKIEEGKTTCGLCSRLRRGTLYSFAEKIGATKIALGHHLDDIVETMFLNMFHGARLKAMPPKLRSDDGRNVVIRPLTYCREKDLIEYADYKQFPIIPCNLCGSQENLQRQSIKAMLIDWDKKTPGRVEKVFKSIQNVSPSQLADKALFDFVNLPIDREGERKAYAFDEAEVSSSNIDESMFIDVSNI; this is encoded by the coding sequence ATGAATCAAATTGATACAAAAAAACAATCATTAGAATTCAATAAACTCCAAAAACGCTTAAGACGTAGTGTGGGGAATGCCATTGTTGATTACAACATGATAGAAGAGAATGACGTTGTTATGGCGTGCATCAGTGGCGGTAAAGATTCATTTGCAATGTTAGATGTATTACTAAAGCTCAAACAAGCTGCACCGATCAATTTTGATGTTATCGCCGTTAATCTAGACCAAAAACAGCCCGGATTTCCTGAGCATATACTTCCAGAGTATTTTGAAAATCTTAACATCCCATATTACATCGTTGATAAGGATACCTATTCTGTCGTCCAAGAGAAGATAGAAGAGGGGAAAACGACCTGTGGACTCTGCTCACGTTTACGCAGAGGCACCTTGTACTCGTTTGCAGAAAAAATCGGAGCAACAAAAATCGCACTTGGTCATCACCTAGATGATATTGTTGAAACGATGTTTTTGAATATGTTTCACGGTGCTCGATTAAAAGCGATGCCACCAAAGTTACGCTCCGATGATGGTCGAAACGTTGTTATTCGTCCATTAACATACTGTAGAGAGAAAGACCTAATAGAGTATGCGGATTATAAACAGTTCCCAATTATCCCTTGTAATCTATGTGGTTCACAAGAAAACCTACAACGTCAAAGTATCAAGGCGATGTTGATTGATTGGGACAAGAAGACGCCAGGACGCGTAGAGAAGGTGTTTAAGTCTATTCAAAATGTCAGTCCAAGTCAGCTAGCCGATAAAGCGTTGTTTGACTTTGTAAACCTGCCGATAGATAGAGAAGGTGAAAGAAAAGCGTATGCTTTTGACGAGGCTGAGGTTTCCTCGTCTAACATCGATGAATCAATGTTTATTGATGTTTCAAATATTTAG
- a CDS encoding DUF2987 domain-containing protein, translating to MKNKTIATFLCAIGLTAFAPTLVAQEYMFTYSKLHSQLKNNAKEGHEDVKIGFFFTNADTKTLCNIEKAWMEKQAKYEELTPVNGKELLVPLDSNLKSANPLVFVRTPMDKRCDFSMVVMTKEPFSNKVYYKDIEKLLPQMQSMLEDLGGMFASWFTPDVEGVTLEFTEQSTGRVAFSNGLSVDIVKGKARILLADLKPGDYIELPEPTTRVLPWLPSAK from the coding sequence ATGAAAAACAAAACGATAGCGACATTTCTTTGTGCCATTGGCCTAACTGCTTTCGCACCAACGCTTGTAGCACAAGAATATATGTTCACCTATTCTAAGCTCCATTCTCAACTAAAGAACAATGCTAAAGAAGGGCATGAAGATGTAAAAATTGGCTTTTTCTTTACCAATGCCGATACCAAAACGCTCTGCAATATTGAAAAGGCATGGATGGAAAAACAAGCTAAATACGAAGAGCTTACTCCTGTGAATGGTAAAGAGTTACTCGTGCCGTTAGACAGCAACTTAAAATCAGCTAATCCTTTGGTGTTTGTTAGAACGCCAATGGACAAGCGTTGTGATTTCTCTATGGTTGTCATGACTAAGGAGCCATTTTCTAACAAGGTTTATTATAAAGATATCGAAAAGCTGCTCCCTCAAATGCAGAGTATGTTAGAGGATCTTGGCGGGATGTTTGCGAGTTGGTTTACACCGGATGTTGAAGGTGTAACCTTAGAATTTACTGAACAGAGCACAGGTAGAGTAGCGTTCTCTAATGGCTTGTCAGTGGATATCGTAAAAGGAAAGGCACGTATTTTGTTGGCCGATCTTAAACCCGGCGATTATATTGAATTACCTGAGCCTACCACCAGAGTTTTACCTTGGCTGCCTTCTGCTAAATAG